Proteins found in one Streptomyces sp. NBC_00461 genomic segment:
- a CDS encoding DUF6400 family protein yields MPSHGRAVPGEPDEPAAQSTPAADRPDPFPTVDLDVDLSSHELLRRVHVLDALGPDWDPVAALRGEEAAYELLYSGLSAEQQRMYDELVLAGVLPRRGGGDAAD; encoded by the coding sequence ATGCCCTCCCATGGCCGCGCCGTCCCAGGCGAACCGGACGAACCCGCCGCGCAGAGCACGCCCGCGGCGGACCGCCCCGACCCGTTCCCGACGGTCGACCTGGACGTCGACCTCAGCTCCCATGAACTGCTCCGGCGGGTTCATGTCCTGGACGCACTCGGACCCGACTGGGACCCCGTCGCCGCGCTGCGCGGCGAGGAAGCGGCGTATGAGCTGCTGTATTCCGGCCTCAGCGCCGAACAACAGCGCATGTACGACGAGCTGGTCCTTGCCGGTGTGCTGCCGCGGAGAGGGGGCGGCGATGCTGCCGATTGA
- a CDS encoding GntR family transcriptional regulator yields MSLDSPVSRRLLSDEVFDRLRDSIVRGELVPGEKVKDGELAERLGLSRTPVREALARLADIGLVEAKPGVYTRITTLNRRDVGKTLAVLRSLDQLAIETAVPVMTEQDLKRMRDANRAFEQAVASNDTTAALAADDHFHAVPITAADNPVLSRIVDQLHPQIHRILYRKFSTLLGGRNTIEHHDQLVDVCATGNARAAAELSGQHWSELGGHINQLFDTNQFADEPTA; encoded by the coding sequence ATGTCACTCGACAGTCCTGTCTCCCGCCGCCTCCTCAGTGACGAGGTCTTCGACCGCCTGCGCGACTCCATCGTGCGCGGCGAACTCGTCCCGGGAGAGAAGGTGAAGGACGGCGAGCTCGCCGAGCGTCTCGGGCTCAGCCGCACCCCGGTGCGCGAGGCGCTCGCCCGGCTCGCCGACATCGGCCTGGTCGAGGCAAAGCCGGGTGTCTACACCCGCATCACCACCCTCAACCGCCGCGACGTCGGAAAGACCCTCGCCGTCCTGCGCTCCCTCGACCAACTCGCCATAGAGACCGCCGTACCGGTCATGACCGAGCAGGACCTGAAGCGCATGCGCGACGCCAACCGCGCCTTCGAACAGGCCGTCGCCAGCAACGACACCACGGCTGCCCTCGCCGCCGACGACCACTTCCACGCCGTTCCGATCACGGCGGCGGACAACCCCGTACTCAGCCGGATCGTCGATCAGCTCCACCCCCAGATCCACCGCATCCTCTACCGCAAGTTCTCCACCCTGCTCGGCGGCCGCAACACCATCGAGCACCACGACCAGCTCGTCGACGTCTGCGCCACCGGCAACGCCCGCGCCGCCGCCGAACTCTCCGGACAGCACTGGTCCGAACTCGGCGGACACATCAACCAGCTCTTCGACACCAACCAATTCGCGGACGAGCCGACCGCCTGA
- a CDS encoding aspartate/glutamate racemase family protein — protein sequence MTSPTGTTEVIGILGGMGPAATADFYAKLVSMTPGHSDQDHLRTVIWSDPTIPDRTEALLGNGTDPTPWLLNGSRVLREAGATVIAIPCNTAHAFVPRIADHVGLPIVHMIGEVARHLATLRPTVRTAGLLATTGTVQAGLYQEWLDRYGIRLALPDPTSRQDEVMAAIRAVKAGKNGAATAPLADAALQLTGQGAQAIIAGCTEIPLGLPADAVDVPLIDPAVILARALVRRARAA from the coding sequence GTGACCAGCCCGACCGGCACCACGGAGGTCATCGGCATCCTGGGCGGCATGGGACCGGCGGCCACCGCCGACTTCTACGCCAAGCTGGTGTCGATGACTCCGGGCCACAGCGACCAGGACCATCTCAGAACGGTCATCTGGTCCGATCCCACCATCCCCGACCGCACCGAGGCCCTCCTCGGCAACGGCACGGACCCCACCCCCTGGCTCCTCAACGGCAGCCGCGTCCTGCGCGAGGCCGGCGCCACCGTCATCGCCATCCCCTGCAACACCGCGCACGCCTTCGTGCCCCGCATCGCCGACCACGTCGGCCTGCCGATCGTCCACATGATCGGCGAAGTCGCGCGCCATCTCGCCACCCTGCGGCCGACCGTCCGCACCGCGGGGCTGCTGGCCACCACCGGCACCGTCCAGGCCGGCCTCTACCAGGAATGGCTCGACCGCTACGGCATCCGCCTCGCCCTGCCCGACCCCACCAGCCGGCAGGACGAGGTCATGGCCGCCATCCGCGCCGTCAAGGCCGGCAAGAACGGCGCGGCGACCGCACCCCTCGCCGACGCCGCACTGCAGCTGACCGGACAGGGCGCGCAAGCCATCATCGCGGGCTGCACCGAGATCCCCCTCGGCCTGCCCGCCGACGCCGTCGACGTCCCCCTCATCGACCCGGCGGTCATCCTGGCCCGGGCCCTCGTCCGCCGGGCCCGTGCCGCATGA
- a CDS encoding dicarboxylate/amino acid:cation symporter: MPIGVQSIIAVGLGALIGSLAPNAGEQMKILGDVFLNLVQVVVLPLVFPLIVLGIARMESVKKVGRIAGKAILYFELVTTVILLIAVGLAKFTGIGKGAPVHGADAKDLSGLGQGIDFHALVLNAVPKNIFAAFGEGNLLGAIVFALLVGVAMAAVGEKSAPFASVLESVAAVMFKVVGYVIRVAPLGVLGFISYDVAHYGFANLRSLAGFIAVVYAGLVIVIGVLFPLIAAIFRIRYVELLKSIANLAGIAFVTRSSESVLAPLMVKLEAFGLSRSTTSFVVPLGYSFNTDGSVLYQATALVFLANAYGADTSLPALLLMVGVLVILSKGMAGVASASVVVLIAAGNSIGLPAEGIALLLGVDFIVDMARTGVNVVGNSLAAAVVDSSEKRREVKHGSGETAHEADEAAAPGDAATSPEPSLERTLQKDTAQ, encoded by the coding sequence ATGCCGATCGGCGTTCAGTCGATCATCGCCGTCGGCCTCGGAGCCCTGATCGGCTCCCTCGCGCCGAACGCCGGCGAGCAGATGAAAATCCTTGGCGACGTCTTCCTCAACCTGGTCCAGGTCGTGGTCCTGCCGCTGGTGTTCCCGCTCATCGTGCTGGGCATCGCCCGCATGGAGTCGGTCAAGAAGGTCGGCCGGATCGCGGGCAAGGCCATCCTCTACTTCGAACTCGTCACCACGGTCATCCTCCTGATCGCGGTGGGCCTGGCCAAGTTCACCGGCATCGGCAAGGGTGCCCCCGTCCATGGGGCTGACGCCAAGGACCTGAGCGGTCTGGGCCAGGGCATCGACTTCCACGCGCTGGTCCTGAACGCCGTACCCAAGAACATCTTCGCCGCGTTCGGCGAGGGCAACCTGCTCGGCGCGATCGTCTTCGCGCTGTTGGTGGGCGTGGCCATGGCCGCGGTCGGGGAGAAGTCCGCCCCCTTCGCCTCCGTGCTGGAGTCCGTCGCCGCAGTGATGTTCAAGGTCGTCGGCTACGTCATCCGTGTCGCGCCCCTGGGCGTTCTCGGATTCATCTCCTACGACGTCGCCCACTACGGCTTCGCCAACCTGCGCAGCCTCGCCGGCTTCATCGCCGTCGTCTACGCGGGCCTGGTCATCGTGATCGGCGTGCTCTTCCCCCTCATCGCCGCGATCTTCCGCATCCGCTACGTCGAACTGCTGAAGTCCATCGCCAATCTGGCGGGGATCGCCTTCGTCACCCGTAGTTCCGAATCCGTCCTCGCCCCGCTCATGGTCAAGCTGGAAGCCTTCGGGCTGAGCCGGTCCACGACCTCGTTCGTCGTCCCCCTCGGCTACTCCTTCAACACCGACGGCTCCGTCCTCTACCAGGCCACCGCCCTGGTCTTCCTGGCCAACGCCTACGGCGCGGACACTTCCCTGCCCGCCCTGCTCCTCATGGTCGGCGTGCTCGTCATCCTCTCCAAGGGCATGGCCGGCGTCGCCTCCGCCTCCGTCGTCGTCCTCATCGCGGCCGGCAACAGCATCGGGCTGCCCGCCGAGGGCATCGCCCTGCTCCTCGGCGTGGACTTCATCGTCGACATGGCCCGCACCGGTGTGAACGTCGTCGGCAACTCGCTCGCCGCCGCCGTCGTCGACAGTTCCGAGAAGCGGCGCGAGGTCAAACATGGCTCCGGCGAGACCGCCCACGAAGCCGACGAGGCGGCCGCACCCGGCGACGCCGCCACCAGCCCCGAGCCGTCGCTGGAACGCACCCTCCAGAAGGACACCGCGCAGTGA
- a CDS encoding FadR/GntR family transcriptional regulator has protein sequence MNDTPAAQAALPTQAPTVAAAVNGADERRDYRPGYEIVAERILEFIAESRLVAGDRLPTENDLAQTLDTSRAVVREAVKILSALGRVKAQKGRGLFVADDEGMLITSRWGGFFRPVDLDHVLMLFEFRRVQEMAASSLAATRATPAELRTIEVAMQQCRHGFVHGQVEEFNQADEDFHMSVAAASHNTFLVSAVRDARRLQRQSSAIGIHDSLGEGTESAVVEHEVIYRAIRDGRPDEAAEATAAHLDRTLEEYRREIQRRLFG, from the coding sequence ATGAACGACACGCCCGCGGCCCAGGCGGCCTTGCCGACGCAGGCACCCACCGTTGCGGCGGCGGTGAACGGCGCGGACGAGCGGCGTGACTACCGGCCCGGCTACGAGATCGTGGCGGAGCGGATCCTTGAGTTCATCGCCGAGTCCCGTCTGGTGGCGGGCGATCGGCTGCCCACCGAGAATGATCTGGCCCAGACTCTGGACACCAGCAGGGCGGTGGTGCGGGAGGCCGTGAAGATCCTTTCGGCGCTCGGCCGGGTCAAGGCCCAAAAGGGCCGTGGACTGTTCGTCGCGGACGACGAGGGCATGCTCATCACCAGTCGCTGGGGCGGCTTCTTCCGCCCCGTCGACCTCGATCACGTACTCATGCTGTTCGAGTTCCGCAGGGTTCAGGAGATGGCCGCGAGCAGTCTGGCCGCCACCCGTGCCACGCCCGCCGAGCTGCGGACCATCGAGGTGGCCATGCAACAGTGCCGCCACGGGTTCGTCCACGGGCAGGTCGAGGAATTCAACCAGGCGGACGAGGACTTCCACATGTCCGTGGCCGCGGCCTCGCACAACACCTTCCTCGTCAGCGCCGTGCGTGACGCGCGACGACTGCAGCGGCAGTCCAGCGCGATCGGGATCCACGACTCGCTCGGCGAAGGCACCGAGTCCGCGGTCGTGGAGCACGAGGTGATCTACCGGGCCATTCGCGACGGCCGGCCCGACGAGGCGGCCGAGGCCACGGCGGCACATCTCGACAGGACGCTGGAGGAGTACCGGCGGGAGATCCAGCGCCGCCTGTTCGGATAG